A DNA window from Schistocerca gregaria isolate iqSchGreg1 chromosome 2, iqSchGreg1.2, whole genome shotgun sequence contains the following coding sequences:
- the LOC126336856 gene encoding uncharacterized protein LOC126336856 codes for MDVEKPYKEGFLLFPPQGVLGQLKKTWHKKYCQLFRASKHGIERLEVFDSEEDVTKNLSDRIITLENCVKITQDVQKHHPNSFIVVTKTVTYHFAAVNESEMMLWLSAFQSVAFKDDCSKQTIEEHNDLYDSSGEGVFTVWLVPSEASERCGLEPGVYTLVVASAVIQLRSSTDNSILFTWPYRYIRRYGYREGKFIFEAGRKCDSGEGTFTLQHSNQQEIFRCLSSKMKSMRKLLSGETPVSPVIMCGDNQFQAALSMEARSRSPLPPSPTSATLFDTDFSTISQPSSKFLGTVVAENEHFVVNSFSHTSRPKPKPVKPPRKQIQSVENVSTENESISTESLSSGRFKASKGSSLSPTTPVLVTPTDSAQDYDDVEVRKDAWRTLGVDDVRHTENQCSDEEDRPAQFSTASTVQVAEQSPMPQCSKILATQISMKSDSSEDYDKLQHFRPPPKPTAGGYSHVPVPSVTSQIQLPPAPEESPTSFNDYELCEKIQACRLADDSHYGYGMIRKKSVPTDNSLSGPEHQFYNDQEYAVVQKPKKV; via the exons ATGGATGTTGAAAAGCCGTACAAGGAGGGATTTTTGTTGTTCCCTCCTCAAGGAGTCTTGGGACAGCTCAAG AAAACTTGGCACAAGAAGTATTGCCAGCTATTCAGGGCTAGCAAACATGGGATAGAAAGACTTGAAGTATTTGACAGTGAGGAAGACGTTACGAAGAACTTGTCTGATAGAATTATTACTCtggaaaattgtgtgaaaattacaCAAGATGTACAGAAGCACCACCCCAATAGTTTCATT GTTGTTACGAAGACTGTTACATACCATTTTGCAGCTGTCAATGAAAGTGAAATGATGCTGTGGTTATCTGCATTCCAGTCGGTTGCATTCAAGGATGATTGCTCGAAACAAACAATTGAAGAACATAATGATCTTTATGATTCATCTGGAGAAG GGGTTTTTACTGTGTGGTTAGTTCCATCTGAAGCCAGTGAAAGGTGTGGTTTGGAACCAGGTGTATATACACTTGTAGTTGCCTCTGCTGTGATTCAGCTTCGGAGTAGCACAGACAACAGTATTCTCTTCACGTGGCCCTACCGTTACATTAGGCGGTATGGCTATCGTGAAGGGAAGTTCATATTTGAGGCTGGCAGAAaatgtgattctggagaaggcacaTTCACATTGCAGCATTCTAATCAGCAAGAGATATTTCGTTGCCTTTCCTCCAAAATGAAAAGTATGCGGAAATTGCTATCTGGTGAAACACCTGTAAGCCCTGTGATAATGTGTGGCGACAATCAGTTCCAAGCAGCCCTGAGTATGGAGGCACGTTCTCGTagcccccttcccccttctccaaCAAGTGCGACTCTTTTTGATACAGATTTTAGCACAATTTCACAGCCTTCCAGCAAATTTCTTGGTACTGTTGTTGCAGAAAATGAACATTTTGTTGTAAATAGTTTTTCACATACCAGCAGACCAAAGCCAAAGCCTGTAAAACCTCCCCGCAAACAAATTCAATCTGTAGAAAATGTTTCAACAGAAAATGAATCCATCTCTACTGAATCTTTAAGCTCTGGTCGTTTCAAAGCTTCTAAAGGAAGCAGCCTGTCACCAACAACCCCAGTGCTTGTGACTCCTACAGATAGTGCACAAGATTATGATGATGTGGAGGTTCGAAAAGATGCTTGGAGGACCCTAGGTGTTGATGACGTACGACATACAGAAAACCAGTGCAGTGATGAAGAAGACAGGCCTGCTCAGTTTTCCACTGCTTCAACTGTTCAGGTTGCTGAACAAAGTCCAATGCcacagtgttcaaaaattctagCTACACAGATTTCCATGAAGTCTGACAGCAGTGAAGACTATGATAAATTGCAGCACTTCCGCCCACCACCTAAGCCAACTGCTGGAGGCTACAGCCATGTGCCTGTGCCTTCTGTTACTTCTCAAATACAACTTCCTCCTGCTCCAGAGGAATCTCCAACCAGCTTTAATGACTATGAATTATGTGAAAAAATACAAGCTTGTAGGTTAGCAGATGATTCTCATTATGGCTATGGTATGATCCGTAAAAAATCAGTACCAACTGATAACTCTTTATCTGGACCTGAACATCAATTTTACAACGACCAGGAATATGCTGTTGTGCAAAAACCAAAAAAAGTCTAG